In Streptomyces sp. NBC_00704, a genomic segment contains:
- a CDS encoding PmoA family protein, with amino-acid sequence MTAELRLVHVHGDRVTVTDPGTGVELLSYVYRPEAAWEAPKPYIHPLRTLAGDVVTDYRPHDHRWHKGLSLTASHLSGANLWGGNSYVHGEGYLELPERVGSMAHVGFDEVAAGAGRAVIAERLTWHPAGGELWAEESRRVEVHDVEHDSGSWALTWTSAVTNRRAEPLRFGSPTTAGREMAGYTGLFWRGPRAFRDGRIIGPDGEGPGLMASQSPWLALSGEHDGADGHATVVFEHAPANDHTGAGGSHPAHWFVRNEPFAGIAPSWAFFDELELAPGDTLTRGYRVVVADGAWEREEIAKYLRTHPW; translated from the coding sequence ATGACCGCGGAGCTGCGGCTCGTGCACGTCCACGGCGACCGCGTCACGGTGACCGACCCAGGCACCGGCGTCGAACTCCTCTCCTACGTGTACCGGCCCGAGGCGGCCTGGGAAGCGCCCAAGCCGTACATCCACCCGCTGCGGACGCTCGCCGGGGACGTCGTCACCGACTACCGGCCCCACGACCACCGCTGGCACAAGGGGCTGTCCCTGACCGCCTCGCACCTTTCGGGCGCCAACCTGTGGGGCGGCAACTCGTACGTCCACGGCGAGGGGTACCTGGAACTGCCCGAGCGGGTCGGGTCGATGGCGCACGTCGGCTTCGACGAGGTCGCCGCGGGCGCGGGCCGGGCCGTCATCGCCGAACGGCTGACCTGGCATCCGGCCGGCGGTGAACTGTGGGCGGAGGAGTCGCGCCGCGTCGAGGTGCACGACGTCGAGCACGACTCCGGTTCCTGGGCGCTGACCTGGACCAGCGCCGTCACCAACCGCCGTGCCGAGCCGCTGCGTTTCGGGAGTCCGACCACCGCCGGGCGCGAGATGGCCGGATACACGGGCCTGTTCTGGCGCGGCCCGCGCGCTTTCCGGGACGGCCGGATCATCGGACCCGACGGCGAGGGGCCCGGTCTGATGGCCTCGCAGAGCCCGTGGCTCGCCCTCAGCGGGGAGCACGACGGCGCCGACGGCCACGCCACCGTCGTCTTCGAGCACGCCCCCGCGAACGACCACACCGGCGCGGGCGGGAGCCACCCCGCCCACTGGTTCGTGCGCAACGAGCCCTTCGCGGGCATCGCCCCGTCCTGGGCCTTCTTCGACGAGCTGGAGCTGGCGCCGGGTGACACGCTCACCCGCGGCTACCGGGTGGTGGTGGCCGACGGCGCGTGGGAGCGCGAGGAGATCGCCAAGTACCTGCGCACGCACCCGTGGTGA
- a CDS encoding Gfo/Idh/MocA family protein, with protein MSPTTPPPGPLDGRRIRAAVVGAGAIARDSHLPAFRQLAAEGETEVVAAVDIDANAVRAFCAEGGVPHAYTDLDRMLAEQRPDLVTICTPPTLHREQSVAALRAGAWVWCEKPPVPTLADYDAVAAEEGDPGGPYSSIVFQHRFGSGARHVRRLLGDGALGRPLVAHCQTTWYRDTAYYAVPWRGRWRTEGGGPAMGHGIHQTDLLLDLLGPWSEVRAMAGRLVHDVETEDVSTALLRFESGALATVVNSVLSPDEVSRIRIDCERATVELTHLYGHSNADWRLTPAPGVPADEAAGWRDFGADVPSSHLAQLRELVASLRAGRRPRSSGADGRTSLELITALYRSAFTDTTVRRGEIGPGDPYYTALHGGAPGWAPAAAPAEVPA; from the coding sequence ATGTCCCCCACCACTCCGCCGCCCGGTCCGCTCGACGGCCGGCGCATCCGGGCCGCCGTCGTCGGCGCCGGCGCGATCGCCCGCGACTCGCATCTGCCCGCCTTCCGGCAGCTCGCCGCGGAAGGCGAGACCGAGGTCGTGGCGGCCGTTGACATCGATGCCAACGCCGTGCGGGCGTTCTGCGCGGAGGGCGGCGTGCCGCACGCCTACACCGACCTGGACCGGATGCTGGCCGAGCAGCGGCCCGACCTGGTGACCATCTGCACCCCGCCCACCCTGCACCGCGAGCAGAGCGTGGCCGCGCTGCGGGCGGGCGCCTGGGTGTGGTGCGAGAAGCCGCCTGTGCCGACCCTGGCCGACTACGACGCCGTGGCGGCCGAGGAGGGGGATCCGGGAGGCCCGTACTCCTCGATCGTCTTCCAGCACCGCTTCGGGTCGGGAGCCCGGCACGTGCGCCGGCTGCTCGGCGACGGGGCCCTCGGCCGGCCGCTCGTCGCCCACTGCCAGACCACCTGGTACCGCGACACCGCCTACTACGCCGTGCCCTGGCGCGGTCGCTGGCGCACCGAGGGCGGCGGCCCGGCGATGGGCCACGGCATCCACCAGACGGACCTGCTGCTCGACCTCCTCGGCCCGTGGAGCGAGGTGCGGGCGATGGCCGGGCGGCTCGTGCACGACGTGGAGACGGAGGACGTGTCCACCGCCCTGCTCCGCTTCGAGAGCGGCGCCCTGGCCACGGTCGTCAACAGCGTCCTGAGCCCCGACGAGGTCAGCCGCATCCGGATCGACTGCGAACGCGCCACCGTCGAGCTCACCCACCTGTACGGCCACTCCAACGCGGACTGGCGCCTCACCCCGGCCCCGGGCGTCCCGGCCGACGAGGCGGCAGGCTGGCGGGACTTCGGCGCCGACGTCCCGAGTTCGCACCTGGCCCAGCTGCGCGAGCTGGTCGCCTCCCTGCGCGCCGGCCGGCGACCGCGCAGCAGCGGCGCCGACGGCCGCACCAGTCTGGAGCTGATCACCGCGCTGTACCGGTCGGCGTTCACGGACACGACCGTGCGGCGGGGCGAGATCGGTCCCGGCGACCCCTATTACACGGCGCTGCACGGCGGCGCTCCGGGATGGGCGCCGGCGGCCGCGCCCGCGGAGGTGCCCGCATGA
- a CDS encoding undecaprenyl-diphosphate phosphatase produces MSWFESLILGLVQGLTEFLPVSSSAHLRLTAAFSGWEDPGAAFTAITQIGTEAAVLIYFRKDIGRIIAAWSRSLFDKTMRGDHDAQMGWLVIVGSIPIGVLGVTLKDQIEGPFRDLRITATMLVVVGVVIGIADRLAARDETGGKHRAPKQRKTLENLGVKDGLVFGLCQACALIPGVSRSGATISGGLFMGYKREAAARYSFLLAIPAVLASGVFETKDALEGGHVAWGPTLFATAIAFASGYAVIAWFMKYISTKSFMPFVYYRIALGVVVIVLVSMGVLSPHAGESGG; encoded by the coding sequence ATGTCTTGGTTTGAATCCCTCATCCTCGGACTCGTCCAGGGGCTGACCGAGTTCCTCCCCGTCTCCTCCAGCGCGCACCTGCGGCTGACCGCCGCGTTCTCCGGCTGGGAGGACCCGGGCGCCGCCTTCACGGCGATCACCCAGATCGGCACGGAGGCGGCCGTACTGATCTACTTCCGCAAGGACATCGGGCGGATCATCGCCGCGTGGAGCCGGTCTCTGTTCGACAAGACGATGCGCGGGGACCACGACGCCCAGATGGGCTGGCTGGTGATCGTCGGCTCGATCCCGATCGGCGTGCTGGGCGTCACTCTCAAGGACCAGATCGAGGGCCCCTTCCGCGACCTGCGCATCACGGCCACGATGCTCGTCGTGGTCGGCGTCGTGATCGGCATCGCCGACCGGCTCGCGGCCCGCGACGAGACGGGCGGCAAGCACCGCGCGCCCAAGCAGCGCAAGACCCTGGAGAACCTGGGCGTCAAGGACGGCCTCGTCTTCGGCCTGTGCCAGGCCTGTGCCCTCATCCCCGGCGTCTCGCGCTCCGGCGCGACCATCAGCGGCGGCCTGTTCATGGGCTACAAGCGCGAGGCCGCGGCCCGTTACTCGTTCCTGCTCGCCATCCCGGCGGTGCTGGCCTCCGGGGTCTTCGAGACGAAGGACGCGCTGGAGGGCGGCCATGTGGCCTGGGGACCGACGCTGTTCGCCACGGCGATCGCCTTCGCGTCGGGCTACGCGGTCATCGCCTGGTTCATGAAGTACATCAGCACCAAGTCCTTCATGCCGTTCGTCTACTACCGCATTGCCCTCGGTGTGGTGGTGATTGTGCTGGTCAGCATGGGTGTGCTCAGCCCGCACGCGGGCGAATCCGGCGGCTGA
- a CDS encoding prevent-host-death protein, translating to MTITAGLPVATRRSSDLSKHSAEVFAEAEDHPVTVTRRDGEALVLMSQREAEGRARLLNFAAQLITVTLDDRGSLAERMSKAFPWMLALSPADRESCAQDLVDAARASFATGQPHLALAELTSWKETATAVAAGLSSDSADLEWLDDDETVERP from the coding sequence ATGACCATCACAGCAGGCCTCCCCGTGGCGACTCGGCGCTCCTCGGACCTGAGCAAGCACTCCGCCGAGGTCTTCGCCGAGGCCGAGGATCACCCCGTGACGGTGACCCGGCGCGACGGCGAGGCTCTGGTCCTGATGTCGCAGCGTGAGGCCGAGGGCCGTGCCCGCTTGCTGAACTTTGCCGCACAACTCATCACCGTCACCCTCGACGACCGCGGCTCGCTCGCCGAGCGGATGTCCAAGGCCTTCCCTTGGATGCTCGCGCTGTCGCCGGCCGACCGGGAGTCCTGCGCGCAGGACCTCGTCGATGCGGCGCGCGCGTCGTTCGCCACCGGCCAGCCGCACCTCGCGCTCGCAGAGCTGACCTCCTGGAAGGAGACGGCCACGGCCGTCGCGGCCGGGCTCAGCAGCGACAGTGCCGATCTGGAGTGGCTCGACGACGATGAGACCGTGGAGCGTCCGTAG
- a CDS encoding nuclear transport factor 2 family protein, which yields MTQRVELAAVMDRLAVDGLITDYAVAVDDGDWTAYRQLFTADGRADYRSAGGIEGEAGNVASWLADTLRAFAMRQHLIVNRRVRFGVLDQDTGDTAQVQADYVNPMRLADGRAEAPAEAPDFICGGRYSFALLRTPEGWRVHEVVVQEKWRRLPG from the coding sequence ATGACGCAGCGTGTGGAGCTCGCCGCCGTGATGGACCGGCTGGCCGTCGACGGACTGATCACCGACTACGCCGTGGCGGTGGACGACGGCGACTGGACGGCGTACCGGCAACTGTTCACGGCCGACGGACGCGCGGACTACCGGTCGGCCGGCGGCATCGAGGGCGAGGCGGGGAACGTCGCGTCCTGGCTCGCCGACACCCTGAGGGCGTTCGCGATGCGGCAGCACCTCATCGTCAACCGCCGGGTGCGGTTCGGCGTCCTGGACCAGGACACCGGCGACACGGCACAGGTGCAGGCCGACTACGTCAACCCCATGCGCCTCGCCGACGGGCGTGCGGAAGCGCCGGCCGAGGCGCCCGACTTCATCTGCGGCGGCCGGTACTCCTTCGCCCTGCTGCGCACGCCCGAGGGCTGGCGGGTGCACGAGGTGGTCGTACAGGAGAAGTGGCGGCGGCTCCCCGGCTGA
- the lnt gene encoding apolipoprotein N-acyltransferase, protein MNRCGHWLTSPWRRTAVAALAGALPVLAFPGPALWWWAYVALVPWILLARSAPTGRRAAYDGWGGGFGFMLAMHHWLLPDLHVFTLVLAALLGGLWAPWAWLVRRFLAEAEAPTRGRVLAALLVLPSAWLAVELVRSWQGLGGPWGVLGASQWQVAPALRLASVGGVWLLSFLVVAVNVAAAVLVALPASRAPAVAGLVATAATASAAWAWAPRPDADGDTRVAVVQPGVIDGPDLRFDREEELTRRLVGRDVDLIVWGESSVGYDLAERPDLARRVAGLARATGADILVNVDARRSDRPGIYKSSILVGAGGPTGDRYDKMRLVPFGEYIPARALLGWATSVGRAAGEDRRRGAGQVLMDAGHGVRVGPAVCFETAFPDMSRHLVEDGADLLVGQSSTSSFQRSWAPAQHASLGALRAAETGRPFVHATLTGDSAVYDASGRRLGPWLGPDASTAAVYDVPLADGVTLYVRYGDWAVHGALLVLVALGLTEGVRAVRLRRTVPAPLGPPARTVRAWPARPWR, encoded by the coding sequence ATGAACAGATGCGGCCACTGGCTCACCTCCCCCTGGCGACGTACGGCCGTCGCCGCCCTCGCGGGCGCCCTGCCCGTGCTCGCCTTCCCGGGGCCCGCCCTGTGGTGGTGGGCCTACGTGGCGCTCGTGCCGTGGATCCTGCTGGCGCGCTCCGCGCCCACGGGGCGGCGCGCGGCGTACGACGGCTGGGGCGGCGGGTTCGGCTTCATGCTGGCGATGCACCACTGGCTGCTGCCGGACCTGCATGTGTTCACCCTCGTCCTGGCCGCGCTGCTCGGCGGGCTGTGGGCGCCGTGGGCGTGGCTGGTGCGCCGGTTCCTCGCCGAGGCCGAGGCCCCCACGCGCGGGCGGGTGCTCGCCGCGCTGCTGGTGCTTCCCTCGGCCTGGCTCGCCGTCGAGCTCGTCCGGTCCTGGCAGGGGCTGGGCGGGCCGTGGGGTGTGCTGGGGGCCAGCCAGTGGCAGGTGGCGCCCGCTCTGCGGCTCGCCTCCGTCGGCGGGGTGTGGCTGCTGAGCTTCCTGGTGGTCGCGGTCAACGTGGCGGCCGCCGTTCTCGTGGCGCTCCCCGCGTCCCGGGCGCCGGCCGTCGCCGGCCTGGTCGCCACCGCCGCCACGGCCTCCGCCGCGTGGGCGTGGGCGCCGCGTCCCGACGCCGACGGGGACACCCGGGTCGCCGTCGTCCAGCCGGGCGTCATCGACGGGCCCGACCTGCGCTTCGACCGCGAGGAGGAGTTGACGCGCCGTCTGGTCGGACGGGACGTCGATCTGATCGTCTGGGGCGAGAGCAGCGTCGGCTACGACCTCGCCGAGCGCCCCGACCTGGCCCGGCGGGTCGCCGGGCTGGCGCGGGCCACCGGCGCCGACATCCTCGTCAACGTCGACGCCCGCCGCTCCGACCGGCCCGGCATCTACAAGAGCTCGATCCTCGTCGGCGCGGGCGGCCCGACCGGCGACCGGTACGACAAGATGCGCCTGGTGCCGTTCGGCGAGTACATACCGGCCCGTGCGCTGCTGGGCTGGGCCACCTCGGTCGGCAGGGCGGCCGGTGAGGACCGGCGGCGTGGCGCCGGACAGGTCCTGATGGACGCGGGTCACGGGGTGCGCGTCGGGCCGGCGGTGTGCTTCGAGACGGCGTTCCCGGACATGAGCCGGCATCTCGTCGAGGACGGCGCGGACCTGCTGGTAGGTCAGTCGTCGACGTCGTCGTTCCAGCGGAGCTGGGCGCCCGCGCAGCACGCCTCGCTGGGCGCTCTGCGCGCCGCGGAGACCGGCCGGCCCTTCGTCCACGCCACGCTGACCGGCGACTCTGCCGTCTACGACGCAAGCGGCCGGCGGCTCGGCCCGTGGCTGGGTCCGGACGCGAGCACGGCCGCGGTGTACGACGTGCCGCTCGCCGACGGCGTCACCCTGTACGTCCGCTACGGCGACTGGGCCGTCCACGGGGCGCTGCTGGTCCTCGTCGCCCTGGGCCTCACCGAGGGCGTGCGGGCGGTCAGGCTGCGGCGGACCGTTCCAGCACCGCTAGGACCACCCGCTCGCACAGTTCGTGCGTGGCCAGCGCGTCCCTGGCGCTGA
- a CDS encoding Gfo/Idh/MocA family protein has product MKVGCVGLGDIAQKAYLPVLGALPGIELHLQTRTPATLDRVADGLRVPREQRHRDLDALLAAGMDAVFVHAPTAVHPEIVGRLLEAGVPTYVDKPLAYELADSERLVTLAEARNTTLAVGFNRRLAPGYAQCADHPRELILLQKNRVGLPEEPRAMILDDFIHVVDTLRFLAPGPVDDVTVRARVVEGLLHHVVLQLSGDGFTALGVMNRLSGSNEEILEVSGQDTKRQVINLSDVVDHKGQPTVRRRGDWVPVARQRGIEQAVVGFLDAVRAGKVLSARDALATHELCERVVLAVLERSAAA; this is encoded by the coding sequence GTGAAGGTCGGCTGCGTCGGACTCGGCGACATCGCACAGAAGGCGTACCTGCCCGTGCTGGGCGCGCTGCCCGGGATCGAGCTGCACCTGCAGACCCGCACCCCCGCCACCCTCGACCGGGTCGCCGACGGCCTGCGGGTGCCCCGCGAGCAGCGCCACCGCGACCTCGACGCACTCCTCGCCGCCGGGATGGACGCCGTCTTCGTGCACGCCCCCACCGCCGTCCACCCCGAGATCGTCGGCCGGCTGCTGGAGGCGGGCGTACCGACGTACGTGGACAAGCCCCTCGCCTACGAACTCGCCGACTCCGAGCGCCTGGTGACGCTCGCCGAGGCCCGGAACACGACGCTGGCCGTGGGCTTCAACCGGCGGCTCGCGCCCGGCTACGCGCAGTGCGCCGACCATCCTCGTGAACTGATCCTCCTGCAGAAGAACCGGGTAGGCCTGCCCGAGGAACCGCGCGCGATGATCCTCGACGACTTCATCCACGTCGTCGACACCCTGCGCTTCCTGGCGCCCGGCCCGGTCGACGACGTGACCGTCCGCGCCCGCGTGGTGGAGGGGCTGCTGCATCACGTCGTCCTCCAGCTCTCCGGCGACGGCTTCACCGCCCTCGGCGTGATGAACCGGCTCAGCGGTTCCAACGAGGAGATCCTGGAGGTGTCCGGGCAGGACACCAAGCGCCAGGTGATCAACCTGTCCGACGTCGTCGACCACAAGGGACAGCCGACGGTGCGGCGGCGCGGCGACTGGGTGCCGGTGGCCCGCCAGCGCGGCATCGAGCAGGCGGTCGTCGGCTTCCTCGACGCCGTGCGCGCGGGAAAGGTGCTCAGCGCCAGGGACGCGCTGGCCACGCACGAACTGTGCGAGCGGGTGGTCCTAGCGGTGCTGGAACGGTCCGCCGCAGCCTGA
- a CDS encoding DinB family protein, whose product MTTPRTVPALNADERTMLEGWLDYHRQTLALKCEGLTDGQLRTASVPPSELSLMGLVRHMADVERSWFRRVLAGDGAGPLHYSDADPDGEFHLTEADTWAQTHATWQAEIETARRYAAGFALDDLSRGPSRFTDEPFSLRWIYTHMIEEYARHNGHADLIRERIDGATGD is encoded by the coding sequence ATGACGACACCGCGCACCGTACCGGCCCTGAACGCCGACGAACGCACGATGCTGGAAGGCTGGCTGGACTACCACCGGCAGACCCTGGCGCTCAAGTGCGAGGGCCTCACCGACGGCCAGTTGCGCACCGCCTCGGTGCCGCCGTCCGAACTGTCCCTGATGGGGCTGGTGCGGCACATGGCGGACGTGGAGCGCAGCTGGTTCCGCAGGGTGCTCGCGGGCGACGGGGCCGGACCGCTCCACTACAGCGACGCGGACCCGGACGGCGAGTTCCACCTCACCGAGGCGGACACCTGGGCGCAGACGCACGCCACCTGGCAGGCCGAGATCGAGACCGCCCGGCGGTACGCGGCCGGCTTCGCCCTGGACGATCTCTCGCGCGGCCCGAGCAGGTTCACCGACGAGCCGTTCAGCCTGCGCTGGATCTACACGCACATGATCGAGGAGTACGCCCGCCACAACGGCCACGCCGACCTGATCCGCGAGCGGATCGACGGCGCCACCGGGGACTGA
- the ung gene encoding uracil-DNA glycosylase — translation MTDIAMLPESWRGVLGDELQQPYFKELTEFVEEERAKGPVYPPREEVFAALDATPYERVKVLVLGQDPYHGEGQGHGLCFSVRPGVKIPPSLRNIYKEMHAELGTPIPDNGYLMPWAQQGVLLLNAVLTVRAGEANSHKGKGWEKFTDAVIRAVADRPDPAVFVLWGNYAQKKLPLIDETRHIVVKGAHPSPLSAKKFFGSRPFTQIDAAVAQQGHEPIDWTIPNRA, via the coding sequence GTGACCGACATCGCCATGCTGCCCGAGTCCTGGCGCGGGGTTCTGGGCGACGAACTGCAGCAGCCCTACTTCAAGGAGCTGACGGAGTTCGTCGAGGAGGAGCGGGCGAAAGGCCCCGTCTACCCTCCGCGCGAGGAGGTGTTCGCCGCGCTCGACGCGACACCGTACGAGCGGGTGAAGGTCCTCGTCCTCGGACAGGACCCCTACCACGGCGAGGGCCAGGGACACGGCCTGTGCTTCTCGGTGCGGCCCGGCGTGAAGATCCCGCCGTCGCTGCGCAACATCTACAAGGAGATGCACGCGGAGCTGGGCACGCCCATCCCGGACAACGGCTACCTGATGCCGTGGGCGCAGCAGGGTGTCCTGCTGCTCAACGCGGTCCTCACGGTCCGCGCCGGGGAGGCGAACTCGCACAAGGGCAAGGGCTGGGAGAAGTTCACCGACGCGGTGATCCGCGCGGTGGCCGACCGGCCCGACCCGGCGGTCTTCGTGCTGTGGGGCAACTACGCGCAGAAGAAGCTGCCCCTCATCGACGAGACGCGGCACATCGTGGTCAAGGGCGCGCACCCCTCGCCGCTGTCGGCGAAGAAGTTCTTCGGCTCCCGCCCGTTCACCCAGATCGACGCGGCGGTGGCCCAGCAGGGCCACGAGCCCATCGACTGGACCATCCCGAACCGGGCCTGA
- a CDS encoding ABC transporter substrate-binding protein translates to MAAIVSISLVAGCSLLGEESSDDAGPIVVGTTSAPSTLDPAAAWDGSWELFRNIYQTLLSYPYGTTAPQPDAAKSCGFTDDTSRVYRCELRDGLTFSNGDALDAKAVKYSIDRIRAINAPTGPNGLLGSLDSVETKGDGEVLFRLNKADATFPFVLATPGMSIVDPDDYPAKSLRKDDGIVGSGPYRLQSYEEGKQSVLVRNDHYKGLAERRNDAVNIRYFQDSGAMVKALRARDIDITYQGLAADDIVDLENKKAENEGLQLVEGAATNINYLVFNPKDTWSDKLAVRRAIAQVIDRAAIAHKVYKDTVDPLYSMVPTGLTGHTTGFFDSFGDPDTAKARKILTEGGITRTVPLTLWYTTDRYGSDTALEFKEIKRQLDASGLFSVTLKSSPWNTYVVGYQNGEYPVFGRGWAPDFPDPDNFIAPFVGEQNALGTPYPEKKITQVLLPRSRRESDRAEVSKDFEEAQQILVRDARLLPLWQGKQYIASSEDVSGGERALDPSTIMMVWELSRKTSW, encoded by the coding sequence ATGGCGGCGATCGTGTCCATATCCCTGGTGGCCGGGTGCAGCCTCCTGGGGGAGGAGAGCTCCGACGACGCCGGGCCGATCGTGGTGGGCACCACCAGTGCGCCCAGCACGCTGGATCCCGCGGCCGCCTGGGACGGCTCCTGGGAGCTGTTCCGCAACATCTACCAGACCTTGCTGAGCTACCCGTACGGCACGACGGCCCCGCAGCCGGACGCCGCCAAGTCCTGCGGGTTCACGGACGACACCAGCCGCGTCTACCGGTGCGAACTGCGCGACGGGCTCACGTTCTCCAACGGCGACGCCCTGGACGCCAAGGCCGTGAAGTACTCGATCGACCGGATCCGCGCGATCAACGCCCCCACCGGCCCCAACGGCCTGCTCGGCAGCCTGGACAGCGTCGAGACGAAGGGCGACGGCGAGGTGCTCTTCCGCCTGAACAAGGCCGACGCCACCTTCCCGTTCGTGCTCGCCACCCCCGGCATGTCGATCGTCGACCCCGACGACTACCCCGCGAAGTCCCTGCGCAAGGACGACGGGATCGTCGGCTCCGGGCCCTACCGGCTGCAGTCCTACGAGGAGGGCAAGCAGTCCGTCCTCGTGCGCAACGACCACTACAAGGGCCTCGCCGAGCGCCGGAACGACGCGGTGAACATCCGCTACTTCCAGGACTCCGGCGCCATGGTCAAGGCCCTGCGCGCCAGGGACATCGACATCACCTACCAGGGGCTCGCCGCCGACGACATCGTCGACCTGGAGAACAAGAAGGCCGAGAACGAGGGCCTGCAACTCGTCGAGGGCGCGGCCACCAACATCAACTACCTGGTCTTCAACCCCAAGGACACCTGGTCGGACAAGCTGGCCGTGCGCCGGGCCATCGCCCAGGTCATCGACCGGGCCGCCATCGCCCACAAGGTGTACAAGGACACCGTCGACCCGCTGTACTCCATGGTCCCGACCGGCCTGACCGGCCACACCACCGGCTTCTTCGACTCCTTCGGCGACCCCGACACCGCCAAGGCCCGCAAGATCCTCACCGAGGGCGGCATCACGCGGACCGTGCCGCTCACCCTCTGGTACACCACCGACCGCTACGGCTCCGACACCGCGCTGGAGTTCAAGGAGATCAAGCGTCAGCTGGACGCGTCCGGCCTGTTCTCGGTCACCCTGAAGAGCAGCCCCTGGAACACCTACGTGGTCGGCTACCAGAACGGCGAGTACCCGGTGTTCGGGCGCGGCTGGGCCCCCGACTTCCCGGACCCCGACAACTTCATCGCCCCCTTCGTCGGCGAGCAGAACGCGCTCGGCACGCCCTACCCGGAGAAGAAGATCACGCAGGTGCTGCTGCCCCGCTCGCGCCGGGAGAGCGACCGCGCCGAGGTGTCGAAGGACTTCGAGGAGGCCCAGCAGATCCTCGTCCGGGACGCCCGGCTGCTGCCGCTGTGGCAGGGCAAGCAGTACATCGCCTCCTCCGAGGACGTCTCGGGCGGAGAGCGCGCCCTCGACCCGTCGACGATCATGATGGTGTGGGAGCTCTCGCGGAAGACCAGCTGGTAG
- a CDS encoding SDR family oxidoreductase — MTELPALSGKVALVTGASRGIGYGVAEALVARGDRVCITGRGEDALKEAVERLGADRVIAVAGKAHDEEHQAAAVARTMEAFGRVDFLVNNAGTNPVFGPIADLDLNVARKVFETNVVSALGFAQRTWHAWQKENGGAIVNIASVAGISASPFIGAYGISKAAMINLTVQLAHEYAPRVRVNSIAPAVVKTKFAQALYEGREEEAAAAYPLARLGVPSDIGGTAAFLTSDQSDWITGQNIVVDGGIFLNAGVG; from the coding sequence ATGACTGAACTGCCCGCACTCTCCGGCAAGGTCGCCCTCGTCACCGGAGCCAGCCGGGGCATCGGCTACGGCGTCGCCGAGGCGCTCGTCGCCCGCGGCGACCGGGTCTGCATCACCGGCCGGGGCGAGGACGCCCTGAAGGAGGCCGTCGAGCGGCTCGGCGCCGACCGGGTCATCGCCGTCGCCGGCAAGGCGCACGACGAGGAGCACCAGGCCGCCGCCGTGGCCCGCACGATGGAGGCCTTCGGCCGCGTCGACTTCCTGGTCAACAACGCCGGCACGAACCCGGTGTTCGGGCCGATCGCCGACCTGGACCTCAACGTGGCCCGCAAGGTCTTCGAGACCAACGTGGTCTCCGCGCTCGGCTTCGCGCAGCGCACCTGGCACGCCTGGCAGAAGGAGAACGGCGGCGCGATCGTCAACATCGCCTCCGTCGCGGGAATCTCGGCCTCCCCCTTCATCGGCGCCTACGGCATCAGCAAGGCCGCGATGATCAACCTGACCGTGCAGCTGGCGCACGAGTACGCGCCGCGCGTGCGGGTCAACTCGATCGCCCCCGCCGTGGTGAAGACCAAGTTCGCCCAGGCCCTGTACGAGGGCCGCGAGGAGGAGGCGGCCGCGGCCTACCCGCTGGCCCGGCTGGGCGTGCCGTCCGACATCGGCGGCACGGCCGCGTTCCTGACCTCGGACCAGTCCGACTGGATCACCGGCCAGAACATCGTCGTCGACGGCGGGATCTTCCTCAACGCCGGCGTGGGCTGA